CTTTATCAGGAGCAACTAACTAAGAAATCTACGATCATCTTCGTCTAAAATGCTGAATATAATATTTTGCTGAAAAAACCATGCAGTTAATAAAAAGTGGGGAGACAGTGTTTTCTTAATGTCTCCCCACATCTTGCTTTATTTAATTACGAACACCTACTGTAGCCGCAGTTGGCGCAGTTTTTGCAGCCCTCGCTGTTGATCAGCGAAGCGGAGCCGCAGGACGGGCAGAGGTCCGTGGACGTCGGCACCGCTTTGGTCGGTTCGTGCGATACGGTCGGATCGCTTACCTGCACGGCTTGAACGGGTGCGGGAATGTGCTGCGGCTGATGCCCTTCCATGTGCATTTCCAGCGCCTTGGCCAGCGCATCCGCGATGGACTCGACCCGATTGGCGCCGAAGCCGATCGCGCCGGAGCCGCCGATGCCCTTCAGATGCTTGATCAGCAGATTCACCTTGTTGCCGTGATCGCCGTAGCGCAGGAACAACGAGCATACGCGGCCCAAGGCTTCCGCCATGGCGAACACGTCCGACCCGGCTTTGCCGACGTTCAGGAAGATCTCGCCCGGCGTTCCGTTCAAATCGTTAATCGTGATATACGCCATGCCGAGCGGCGTGTTGATCTTGTAGGTCGAGCCGCGGAGTACCTGCGGACGTTTGCGGTATTCCGTATCGATGACGGACGACTCGTTATTGTTCACGGCCAGCGAGCCGGTCAGCTTCTCGAAGGGGTCGGATTCCGCAGACGATGCGGTTGCCTGCTCAGCCGAATCGTCTGCCGGAGCCGAAGCGTCCTTCTTCTCTTCCTTGTCTTTCTTGTCAAGCTGCAGCACCTGCGTGTCGCGGCTGCCGTCGCGATAGATGGTCACGCCCTTGCAGCCCAAATCGAACGCCAGCTCATACAGATCCTTCGTCTCGTTGACGGTGAAATCGTTGGGACAGTTGGCCGTTTTCGAAATCGAGCTGTCCACCCAACGCTGGATCGCCGCCTGTACACGGATGTGATCCTCCGCCGACAAATCCATCGACGTCACGTAATAATCCGGCAGCGGCTCGCCCGGATGCTGATCCTGCCACTCCTGAGCGATCGGTACATATTGTTTATCGAAGCCGAGGCGGCTTTGACGGTAATATTCAAAAGCGAAGTACGGCTCGATGCCGGTGGAGGTGTCCACCATCGTCCCGGTGCTTCCGGTCGGAGCCTGCGTCAGAATCGTCACATTGCGGACGCCTTTCTTCTTGATGGCCGCGCCGACCTCCGGATATTCGCTAACCAGATTCTTCATGAATCCGCTCAGCAGGAACTTGTCGGGGTCATACATCGGGAACGAGCCTTTTTCCGCGGCGATATCCGCAGAGGCCAAATAGGATTCTCTGGCAATAAAGCCGTACAGCTTGTCAAGGAACTTCAACGATTCCGCGCTTCCGTAACGGATTCCCAGCCGGATCATCAGCTCCGCAAGACCCATCGAGCCGAGGCCGATGCGGCGCTCGTTTTTCTGGTTCGCTTCATTCTCGGGGAAGTGGTACGGCGTCTTGTCGATGACGTTATCGAGAAAACGGACGGAATAATGGACCACCTTCGCCAGCTCCTCCCAGGCAACGTCATGCTTTTCCTCATCGTAGAATTTGGACAGGTTGATCGCCGACAGGTTGCAAACGCCCCAAGCCGGAAGCCCCTGCTCTCCGCAAGGATTCGTGCAGATGATCGGGTTGAAATACCAGCTGTTGGACATTTGATTGTAATATTCCATAAAGACAACGCCGGGCTCCGCCGATTTCCAGGCCGATTCGATGATCGTATGCCAAACCTCGCGCGCTTTGACTGTACGGAAATGCTTGACAGGCTTGCCGAGCCCCTTCCACTTGGCCATGTTGCCGTCCCAAACGGCGTTATAATCGGGATCCTCCGTGTCCGGGAATACCAGATCCCAGTCCAGATCCTCCTTTACGGCTTTCATGAAGCCGTTGCTTACGCAAACCGACAGGTTGGCGTTGGTGACCTGTCCCATGGTCGATTTGACGGTAATGAAATTCATCAGGTCCGGATGCCAGTCGTCGATCATCAGCATCAGCGCGCCGCGGCGGCTTCCGCCCTGCTCGATCAGTCCCGTCGTGTAGCTGAACAGACCGCCCCAGGAAACCGCTCCGCTGGACGAGCCGTTCACGCCCTTGACCAGCGCGCGCCGCGGACGCAGCGAGGACAGGTTGATCCCCACGCCGCCGCCTCGGGACATGATTTCGGTCATCTGCGACAGGGTCTCCATGATGCCGCCCCGGCTGTCCTTCGGGGATGGAATGACATAGCAGTTGAACAAGGTCAGCTCGTCGCTGGCATCGGCTCCCGCGGCAATCCGTCCCCCCGGAACCAGCTTCCAATCCTCAAGCACATAGCGGAACTTTTCCGTCCATTCCTTCTTTTTCTCCGGTGTCGCTTCTACAGAGGCCATCGCTTTCGCGAGGCGATTCCACAGCTGCTCGGGGGTTTTTTCCACGGTCAGCGTCAGCTTCTCGATTTCCGAATCGACGATCTCGCCGCTGCGGAGCTTGACCTTCACTTGCCTACCGCTGCGCTCCACCACTTCGCCGACTTCCTTGGCGGGAAACTTGGGGTCATCCTTCGTCAGCACCAGAACGACATCGCCGACCTTGGTGTTGTTTGTATC
The sequence above is a segment of the Ferviditalea candida genome. Coding sequences within it:
- a CDS encoding adenosylcobalamin-dependent ribonucleoside-diphosphate reductase; this translates as MKTAQKKKLEGLSEKIFLDRYAMKDADTNNTKVGDVVLVLTKDDPKFPAKEVGEVVERSGRQVKVKLRSGEIVDSEIEKLTLTVEKTPEQLWNRLAKAMASVEATPEKKKEWTEKFRYVLEDWKLVPGGRIAAGADASDELTLFNCYVIPSPKDSRGGIMETLSQMTEIMSRGGGVGINLSSLRPRRALVKGVNGSSSGAVSWGGLFSYTTGLIEQGGSRRGALMLMIDDWHPDLMNFITVKSTMGQVTNANLSVCVSNGFMKAVKEDLDWDLVFPDTEDPDYNAVWDGNMAKWKGLGKPVKHFRTVKAREVWHTIIESAWKSAEPGVVFMEYYNQMSNSWYFNPIICTNPCGEQGLPAWGVCNLSAINLSKFYDEEKHDVAWEELAKVVHYSVRFLDNVIDKTPYHFPENEANQKNERRIGLGSMGLAELMIRLGIRYGSAESLKFLDKLYGFIARESYLASADIAAEKGSFPMYDPDKFLLSGFMKNLVSEYPEVGAAIKKKGVRNVTILTQAPTGSTGTMVDTSTGIEPYFAFEYYRQSRLGFDKQYVPIAQEWQDQHPGEPLPDYYVTSMDLSAEDHIRVQAAIQRWVDSSISKTANCPNDFTVNETKDLYELAFDLGCKGVTIYRDGSRDTQVLQLDKKDKEEKKDASAPADDSAEQATASSAESDPFEKLTGSLAVNNNESSVIDTEYRKRPQVLRGSTYKINTPLGMAYITINDLNGTPGEIFLNVGKAGSDVFAMAEALGRVCSLFLRYGDHGNKVNLLIKHLKGIGGSGAIGFGANRVESIADALAKALEMHMEGHQPQHIPAPVQAVQVSDPTVSHEPTKAVPTSTDLCPSCGSASLINSEGCKNCANCGYSRCS